In a genomic window of Carassius carassius chromosome 43, fCarCar2.1, whole genome shotgun sequence:
- the LOC132124704 gene encoding single Ig IL-1-related receptor-like isoform X2 encodes MAYRLPTSPTLKMYPDEGHIIKSSVLTLTLTDQADFGVYFCVVRNNTAQFNVKEYKSPSRTGSVVASVVLLLVLALAAVVYSKCRLNFKLWYRNIYGEYELNDGKIYDAYISYVSNENDRKFVNFILKPHLESKYSHKLLLNDTNILPGAEPSAELLMNISRCRRLIVVLSQSYLEQEWCTTNFRQGLWHLMELSRKPIFIIFQSQLKEMSQDVSHQLRQHQPRITTLTWGAHSMTPSSGFWKELALALPHKLTFHSESAGDPQTLLQGDKDPMLTQQLDYLDCRPDPDPAGDLGLRLPIYKTLSSRAPVLPAGPGVTAEPKPPDIDVSDLGSRDYAARTDFYCLVSEDDI; translated from the exons ATGGCATACCGCTTACCAACCTCACCTACTCTAAAAAT GTATCCTGATGAGGGTCACATCATTAAGAGCAGTGTATTAACACTAACCCTGACAGATCAGGCTGATTTTGGTGTGTATTTCTGTGTGGTAAGGAACAACACCGCGCAATTCAACGTAAAGGAGTACA AATCGCCAAGTCGCACCGGGTCAGTGGTGGCGTCAGTAGTCCTGCTGCTTGTGCTCGCTCTGGCAGCGGTGGTCTATTCCAAGTGCAGACTCAACTTTAAACTGTGGTACAGGAACATTTACGGAGAGTATGAGCTCAATG ATGGCAAAATATATGACGCCTACATCTCATATGTCAGCAATGAGAATGACAGGAAATTTGTCAACTTTATCCTGAAACCTCATTTGGAGAGCAAGTACAGTCATAAACTGCTGCTCAACGACACAAACATCCTTCCTGGAGCCG AGCCGTCTGCAGAGCTGCTGATGAACATTAGTCGCTGTCGCCGGCTGATTGTTGTTCTCTCTCAGTCGTACCTGGAGCAGGAGTGGTGCACAACCAACTTCAG ACAGGGTTTGTGGCACTTGATGGAGCTGTCGAGGAAGCCCATCTTCATCATATTTCAGTCGCAGCTGAAGGAAATGAGCCAGGATGTCAGTCACCAGCTGAGACAACACCAGCCCCGAATCACGACCCTCACCTGGGGAGCACACTCCATG ACCCCTTCTTCAGGCTTCTGGAAGGAGCTGGCACTGGCGTTGCCGCACAAGTTGACATTTCACAGTGAATCTGCTGGCGATCCGCAGACTCTGCTGCAGGGTGATAAAGATCCCATGCTCACGCAGCAGCTTGATTACCTGGACTGCAGACCGGACCCCGATCCCGCAGGAGATCTGG GTTTGCGTTTGCCCATCTACAAGACCCTTTCCTCCAGAGCCCCGGTACTTCCTGCAGGTCCAGGTGTGACGGCTGAACCCAAACCCCCAGACATAGACGTGTCTGACCTCGGCTCGAGGGACTACGCCGCACGCACTGATTTTTACTGTCTGGTCTCTGAGGATGATATCTGA
- the LOC132124704 gene encoding single Ig IL-1-related receptor-like isoform X1: MWRCLLILYLTSLAFTQSADPPCSSVPEFKHDQTQSVSVMLGHSVVLTCTASIGLNHTDSDCKDHLEWIKDGIPLTNLTYSKNVKDWYPDEGHIIKSSVLTLTLTDQADFGVYFCVVRNNTAQFNVKEYKSPSRTGSVVASVVLLLVLALAAVVYSKCRLNFKLWYRNIYGEYELNDGKIYDAYISYVSNENDRKFVNFILKPHLESKYSHKLLLNDTNILPGAEPSAELLMNISRCRRLIVVLSQSYLEQEWCTTNFRQGLWHLMELSRKPIFIIFQSQLKEMSQDVSHQLRQHQPRITTLTWGAHSMTPSSGFWKELALALPHKLTFHSESAGDPQTLLQGDKDPMLTQQLDYLDCRPDPDPAGDLGLRLPIYKTLSSRAPVLPAGPGVTAEPKPPDIDVSDLGSRDYAARTDFYCLVSEDDI; the protein is encoded by the exons ATGTGGCGTTGTCTTTTGATTCTCTATCTGACATCGCTCGCGTTTACTCAGTCTGCGG ATCCGCCTTGTAGCAGCGTTCCAGAGTTCAAGCATGATCAAACTCAGTCAGTTTCGGTGATGCTTGGACACAGCGTGGTCCTCACCTGCACAGCATCCATAGGTTTAAACCACACCGATTCAGACTGCAAAGACCATCTGGAGTGGATAAAAGATGGCATACCGCTTACCAACCTCACCTACTCTAAAAATGTTAAAGACTG GTATCCTGATGAGGGTCACATCATTAAGAGCAGTGTATTAACACTAACCCTGACAGATCAGGCTGATTTTGGTGTGTATTTCTGTGTGGTAAGGAACAACACCGCGCAATTCAACGTAAAGGAGTACA AATCGCCAAGTCGCACCGGGTCAGTGGTGGCGTCAGTAGTCCTGCTGCTTGTGCTCGCTCTGGCAGCGGTGGTCTATTCCAAGTGCAGACTCAACTTTAAACTGTGGTACAGGAACATTTACGGAGAGTATGAGCTCAATG ATGGCAAAATATATGACGCCTACATCTCATATGTCAGCAATGAGAATGACAGGAAATTTGTCAACTTTATCCTGAAACCTCATTTGGAGAGCAAGTACAGTCATAAACTGCTGCTCAACGACACAAACATCCTTCCTGGAGCCG AGCCGTCTGCAGAGCTGCTGATGAACATTAGTCGCTGTCGCCGGCTGATTGTTGTTCTCTCTCAGTCGTACCTGGAGCAGGAGTGGTGCACAACCAACTTCAG ACAGGGTTTGTGGCACTTGATGGAGCTGTCGAGGAAGCCCATCTTCATCATATTTCAGTCGCAGCTGAAGGAAATGAGCCAGGATGTCAGTCACCAGCTGAGACAACACCAGCCCCGAATCACGACCCTCACCTGGGGAGCACACTCCATG ACCCCTTCTTCAGGCTTCTGGAAGGAGCTGGCACTGGCGTTGCCGCACAAGTTGACATTTCACAGTGAATCTGCTGGCGATCCGCAGACTCTGCTGCAGGGTGATAAAGATCCCATGCTCACGCAGCAGCTTGATTACCTGGACTGCAGACCGGACCCCGATCCCGCAGGAGATCTGG GTTTGCGTTTGCCCATCTACAAGACCCTTTCCTCCAGAGCCCCGGTACTTCCTGCAGGTCCAGGTGTGACGGCTGAACCCAAACCCCCAGACATAGACGTGTCTGACCTCGGCTCGAGGGACTACGCCGCACGCACTGATTTTTACTGTCTGGTCTCTGAGGATGATATCTGA